CAGTCAAAAATTTCTGTTCCATAAGCTCCACCGTTCATATTTACAAGCCCACCAACAGATCCCGGAATACCAGTAATATTTTCTAGCCCTGAATAATTATTTTTTTCCATAAAATCTATCAAATCATCCAAGTCCAGCCCAGCTTCCACTCTTACCAGATCGTAGTCGCCTTTTTTTTCTTCAACTGTTATATTTTTCAATCTTTTTAATGATAAAAAGCTTATATCCAGATTTCCATCATTAATAAGAGTGTTTGTACCATTTCCCAAAAGAAAAATATTACTTCTAGTTTGTAAAATTTCCTTTAATTCTTTTTTATCATCTATGAAAATAAGCTCCTTTGCAGTTCCGCCAACTTTCATATTTGAATATTCCTTCATCTTGGCATTTTTTATTATTTCCATTTTTATTTCATTCTCACTTTCTATGAATCTTTATATAAAAATTTCAGTTATTCTGCAATATTATTTGCTCTAACCGTCAATTTCCATCTTTCTCAAGTCACTTGCAATCTCATGAGCCACCTTTGATACGCTCCCAGCTCCCATAAACACATAGGTATTTCCACTATTTCTGTCATTTTTTATAATGTCTTCTATTTCTTCCTGAGTTTGCACTCTGACATTTCCTCCAATTTTTTCTGCAAGTAATTCTGAACTTACGTCGTAAGTATTGTCTTCGCTTGCCGCATAAATTGGAAGCAAGATCAAGTCGTCAGCATCTTTTAATGAATTTACAAAATCATCAAAGAAAAATTTTGTACGGCTGTATCGGTGAGGCTGGAAAATTACAGTCACTTTGCCTTTTTCAGTATTATGTGCCGCATTGATTGTTACTTTTACTTCTGTTGGATGATGTGCATAATCATCAATTATTCTCAAATTATTGTCATAAATAACTTGGTATCTTCTGTTTGCACCTTTAAACTTCAAGATTCTTTCTTTTACTTTTTTCATATTACATTTAAACTCGTGTGCAAAATAAATTACTGGAAGTGAATTTGAAACATTGTGGTCTCCAGGGATGCTTAGGCTGAATGTTCCTAAATCTTCACCTTTTTTTACAACTTCAAAACTTGTTATTCCATTTTCCACTCTTATATTTTTCGCATAAATATCAGCGGTTTCATCCTTTATGCTATACCAGACTACATTTTTATTTTTTATATTAAGTCCAACTTTTTCTACTGTATCTTTACAAAGTACTGCTATTTTTTCTGTACTGTCTATAAACTGCTCAAATGATTTTTTTATATTTTCAAAAGTTCCGTGATGATCCAAGTGATCAGCTTCAATATTTGTCACAACAGAATACTTTGGTTTAATGTATAAAAATGAATTGTCACTTTCATCAGCTTCAGCAATAAAATATTCTGAATTGCCAATCTGGCTGTTACTTCTTATTTCTGGAATAATCCCCCCGACTACTATAAATGGCTCCTTTTCCAAAAGCGCCACGCTCATCATTGAGCTTGTTGTAGTCTTTCCATGAGTCCCTGCCACAGCGATTCCATCAAATCTGTTCATTATTTCAGCAAGCAGTTCCCCTCTTTTTATTTTTTTTATATTATTATCTACAATGTATTTGTACTCAGGGTTTGTTTCCTTAATCGCAGTTGAATATACAAATAAATCTATTCCTTTGTCCTTTACATTTTCCTCAACTTGTCCTATATAAACCTTTATTCCCATTTCTTCCATGTCTTCTGTTACAGGCTTTCTTTCGAGATCTGAACCTGCCACGTTAAATCCGTCTGATGCCAGAATTTTTGCAAGTCCGCTCATTCCAATTCCGTTTATTCCGCTAAAATATACGTTATTTATTTTTGTTAGCATTTTTCCTCCATATTTTTTTCCTAATTTTTATTCTTAAAGTCCCATTTCTCCAACTATTGTTTCTGCTGAATTTCCTTTTTTCAAGGTTTTTACATTTTCACTCATAAATTCCAGCATTGATGCCTGTCGAACGATTGACAAGGCTTCATCTATCGCTTCTTCCACTGTTTCATTTGTAAAAATTTTTGCGCCATTTGCATATTCCAGCACATCTGCATTTTCCTTCTGTCCAACAAAATCGTATGGAATCAGTACCGATGGTTTTTCAAGCTGGATAAGTTCAGAAATAGTCGAAGCTCCTGCACGGCAGATTACAATATCAGAAGCCGCCATTAATTCTGGAACATTTTCAAAATACGGTTCAACTACTGCTGTTCCGAAATCTCTTATTCTGCAAGTTGATGCTTCATAATTATCTTTTCCAGTTGCCCAGAACAGGCGTATTCTCTCATCTTCTGTTATTGTCTTCCATTTTTTCACAATTGCTTCGTTTATGTTTTTTGCACCAAGACTTCCACCGATAATAAGGATTACTCTTTCATTATCCTTTATTCCAAGCTTTTGTCTTTCCTCCTGCTTATTTTTTCCGTAAAATTCTTCCCGCAACGGATTTCCTGTTACAACAAATTTGCTTTTATATTTTTCCTTGATACTTTCAAGTGTATTTCCAAAGGCAATAAACACCTTTTTTGCACCTTTGTAGAACCATTTGTTAGCCTGACCCATTGTATGATTCTGCTCTTGCAGATAATACGGTATTCGTAACACATTAGCCGCTATTAGCACTGGTATTGTTATATAATTTCCAAATGCTATAATTTTTGTAGGCTTTTCTTTTTTTAGCAGTTTTATTGCGCTTGCCGTTGCCGTTATCATTTTAAATCCTGATTTTATACTTCTTAAAGGCAATACATCCAGCCCAATAAATCTAAAATTTTCATTTGGAACAATATCCTTTTCCATTCTGTGCTTTGTTCCAACAAACAGTGTATCTATACCTTTTTCCCTAACTTTTTTCGCAATTGACAAAGCTGGATAGATATGTCCGCCTGTTCCTCCTGTAGTAAATACTACTTTTTCCATTGTTTATTATTCCTCTCGTTTCTCAGTTTATTTTATAAATTATTTTAAAAGTCTTGTAAAGATAAATTCAAAATTATTCCAACAATTCTCCAGAACTACATCAGATAGTCAACTTCATTCAGCTCATCCAGGCTATCTCCCATTTCCTGCTTGTACAATGCCCTTATTATGTTGTATGCTATTCCAAGCGCTGTCATTGCAGTAATTATGGAGCTTCCGCCATAGCTCATCATTGGAAGTGGAATTCCTGTCGAAGGAACTGCTCCGCTCACAACCGCTATATTTCCAATTATCTGAGTGGCAAACATCACAAAAATCCCTACTAAAAGATATTTTGCATAGACATCCTTTATTTTTTTCAAGGTAACTGCCATTATAACAAGCATAGCCAAATATAGCCCCATAAGGAACACTACTCCCATAAACCCGTTTTCTTCAGCAAATCCTGAAAAAATATAGTCAGTATGTATTTCTGGCAGAAAATTATATTTCTGAAGCCCATTTCCATAAAATCTTCCACTTAGCTTTCCATTTGCTATTGCAATTAAAGAATGATGCGTCTGGTAAACAATGCTGTCCTTTGAATTGTAGGCAGCCAGCCTGCTTGCCCTGTATCCAACCTTTGTTATCGAAAGCCAGCCCCCTATACCTATTAAGGATGTATATACCAATATTACAGAATACTTTATTTCTGAAATAAAAAGATATGTCATTCCAATTATTATGATTTGAGCTGTGCTGCTGAAAGATTTTTCCAGTATAACAAGAATAGCATATAAAAAAACTGGCACCATGATTATAAGACTTGACACCCACGGAAATTTCTTTGTCCTGTCTATCACTTTTTTACCTTTATTTTTTTTCGCATCTTTACTTTTTAACATATAAATAATTGTAGAAAGCGTGATAATCAATATTATTTTTACAAATTCTGAAGGCTGTACGGATATCGGTCCTATGGAAATCCAACGTGTCGCTCCTTTTGTATTTTTACCCACTATAAGCACCAGCAGTAGAAAAAATACGCCTATAACATAGTAATATTTTGTATATTTTTTGTAGTTTCTATAGCTGTAATTTGCTGTAAATACAAATCCTACGCCACCTGCAACCAGCCATCCCGCCTGAAAAATCAGATAATGATAGCTGTTCCCGTATTCACTCTGAGACTTAGGAAAGCTCAGGCTTGCCATCGTTATAAGGCTAAGTGCCGAAAGAATTAAAACTATTATTATAAAACTTGTTCCCAATACTTTTTTACTATTCAATTTTTTCTCCTAAATTACATTTTTTTCTAAAAAATAAAAATTATTTCCCTAAAATTTTTTGTGTCAATTCCTTAAAGACTTTTCCTCTATGTTCAAAGCTTTTAAATTGGCAAAAGCTCGATGTTGCAGGTGAAAATAGTACTGTCTGATTTTGTGAAAAATCCACATTTTCCTTCAAGTAATTTAGTACATTTTCAACTGTTTCTAAATTTTTATAATTTTTATATCCAATCTTTTCCATATCGTCAATCAAAATCTGAGCATTATCTCCAATTAAATAAACAAAATCGACTTTTTCCTTAACTCTTTCAATCAAAGGCATATTATCAATTTTCTTATCATCTCCACCAAGAATCATAATAATCGAATTATCAAATGAATCAATTGCTTTTAATGTTGATTCTACATTTGTTCCCTTAGAATCATTAATAAATGTAGTATTTTCTTTTACAAGAAAATTTTCTAGCCTATGCTCCAACGCATTTGTCGATTTTAAAAATTCTGCTATCTTTTTATTTTCTACATTTAATATTTTTGCTGAACTTATCAAAAATAACATATTTTCCAAATTATGTCTACCCTTTAATGACAATTCTTCAGTTTTTAACAAAATTTCTGAAATTTCATCAATTTTTTCACCAAAATTCTGAATTTCATCAACCAGTTTACTCAAATCCTTCATTATACGAATATTATTTTCATAAACAAAAACTGTCCCTTTTGTTTCTTTACTCAAATATACTTTTTGAGCCTTTATTTTCTGCTTTATCTCATTTCTTTCATACAGTTCTGCAAAAACTTCATCGTCTAGATTAATCAGTGCAAAGTCATCATCTGTCTGCTTATCAAAAATCGCAAACTTTGTAATATAATAATCTTCCACCGAATCATATCGTGTCAAATGATCTGGAGTTAAGTTGATTATTCCAGCGATATTTGAATGAATTTGCGGATTATTTTCCAGTTGGTAGCTGCTAAGTTCCAGCACAATATAATCAAGCTCTTCTTCATCAGCCACCAGTTTTGCAAATGAAAAACCTGCATTCCCGGCAAGTTTTGCACGAAATCCAGCAAAGTTAAGTAATTCTGCCATTTTAGTAGATGTTGTAGTTTTTCCGTTTGTGCCAGTAAACGAAATAATTTTTATACTTTTATCCACATATTTATAAGCCAGATCAATTTCTGAAATAATCTTAACACCTTTTTCCTTGGCAACTTTCAAAAGTTCTGCCTTCCACGGAATCCCAGGACTTTTTACTATAAATTCAACCTTTTCCTCATTCAAAAGCCTAATTCCCTCTGCTGACGGCATTGCAGCCTTATCATCTATCAAATATACTTCATATCCATTTTTTTCTAGCAATTCCTTAGCACCAAGCCCACTTAACCCAGCACCAAATACAATTCCCTTTTTATCCATGTGATTTTTCCTCTTTCTATTATTTATTTTATATTTCTAAATTCCAAATTCTTAAGTACTCAACTAAATTAGTTTTTATAAAAATAAATTCAT
This is a stretch of genomic DNA from Leptotrichia hofstadii. It encodes these proteins:
- a CDS encoding FtsW/RodA/SpoVE family cell cycle protein → MNSKKVLGTSFIIIVLILSALSLITMASLSFPKSQSEYGNSYHYLIFQAGWLVAGGVGFVFTANYSYRNYKKYTKYYYVIGVFFLLLVLIVGKNTKGATRWISIGPISVQPSEFVKIILIITLSTIIYMLKSKDAKKNKGKKVIDRTKKFPWVSSLIIMVPVFLYAILVILEKSFSSTAQIIIIGMTYLFISEIKYSVILVYTSLIGIGGWLSITKVGYRASRLAAYNSKDSIVYQTHHSLIAIANGKLSGRFYGNGLQKYNFLPEIHTDYIFSGFAEENGFMGVVFLMGLYLAMLVIMAVTLKKIKDVYAKYLLVGIFVMFATQIIGNIAVVSGAVPSTGIPLPMMSYGGSSIITAMTALGIAYNIIRALYKQEMGDSLDELNEVDYLM
- the murG gene encoding undecaprenyldiphospho-muramoylpentapeptide beta-N-acetylglucosaminyltransferase → MEKVVFTTGGTGGHIYPALSIAKKVREKGIDTLFVGTKHRMEKDIVPNENFRFIGLDVLPLRSIKSGFKMITATASAIKLLKKEKPTKIIAFGNYITIPVLIAANVLRIPYYLQEQNHTMGQANKWFYKGAKKVFIAFGNTLESIKEKYKSKFVVTGNPLREEFYGKNKQEERQKLGIKDNERVILIIGGSLGAKNINEAIVKKWKTITEDERIRLFWATGKDNYEASTCRIRDFGTAVVEPYFENVPELMAASDIVICRAGASTISELIQLEKPSVLIPYDFVGQKENADVLEYANGAKIFTNETVEEAIDEALSIVRQASMLEFMSENVKTLKKGNSAETIVGEMGL
- the murC gene encoding UDP-N-acetylmuramate--L-alanine ligase; protein product: MLTKINNVYFSGINGIGMSGLAKILASDGFNVAGSDLERKPVTEDMEEMGIKVYIGQVEENVKDKGIDLFVYSTAIKETNPEYKYIVDNNIKKIKRGELLAEIMNRFDGIAVAGTHGKTTTSSMMSVALLEKEPFIVVGGIIPEIRSNSQIGNSEYFIAEADESDNSFLYIKPKYSVVTNIEADHLDHHGTFENIKKSFEQFIDSTEKIAVLCKDTVEKVGLNIKNKNVVWYSIKDETADIYAKNIRVENGITSFEVVKKGEDLGTFSLSIPGDHNVSNSLPVIYFAHEFKCNMKKVKERILKFKGANRRYQVIYDNNLRIIDDYAHHPTEVKVTINAAHNTEKGKVTVIFQPHRYSRTKFFFDDFVNSLKDADDLILLPIYAASEDNTYDVSSELLAEKIGGNVRVQTQEEIEDIIKNDRNSGNTYVFMGAGSVSKVAHEIASDLRKMEIDG
- the murD gene encoding UDP-N-acetylmuramoyl-L-alanine--D-glutamate ligase, with the translated sequence MDKKGIVFGAGLSGLGAKELLEKNGYEVYLIDDKAAMPSAEGIRLLNEEKVEFIVKSPGIPWKAELLKVAKEKGVKIISEIDLAYKYVDKSIKIISFTGTNGKTTTSTKMAELLNFAGFRAKLAGNAGFSFAKLVADEEELDYIVLELSSYQLENNPQIHSNIAGIINLTPDHLTRYDSVEDYYITKFAIFDKQTDDDFALINLDDEVFAELYERNEIKQKIKAQKVYLSKETKGTVFVYENNIRIMKDLSKLVDEIQNFGEKIDEISEILLKTEELSLKGRHNLENMLFLISSAKILNVENKKIAEFLKSTNALEHRLENFLVKENTTFINDSKGTNVESTLKAIDSFDNSIIMILGGDDKKIDNMPLIERVKEKVDFVYLIGDNAQILIDDMEKIGYKNYKNLETVENVLNYLKENVDFSQNQTVLFSPATSSFCQFKSFEHRGKVFKELTQKILGK